From Nitrospirota bacterium, one genomic window encodes:
- a CDS encoding type II secretion system F family protein, producing MATTFVWSGKTRQGEVQKGELVAKSRDEAIAQLRKQNILATSIQPKTDEKKGLLGGFGGGVGDKDIVIFTRQFSTMIDAGLPLVQCLEILSNQTENKTLAKTIGLVRADVEGGSTYADALRKFPKVFDELYVNMVAAGEAGAILDTILSRLAKHIEKSMKLKKEIKAAMVYPGVIISVAVVVISVLMVWVIPIFASMFSDFGGVLPLPTRIVMAASDFMKNNIVFIVLAAVGAGYGVKRYYGTLAGKKLIDRNALKVPVVGDLIRKAAVAKFTRTLGTLISSGVPILEGLTIVAKTSGNKTVEEALITARQSISEGKTVSEPLGQSKVFPPMVVQMIAVGETTGALDAMLSKIADFYDDEVDSAVAALTSLLEPMLMVFLGITIGFIVVAMYLPIFQMGSVVG from the coding sequence ATGGCAACGACATTTGTCTGGAGCGGCAAAACACGCCAAGGCGAGGTGCAAAAGGGCGAACTGGTGGCGAAGAGTCGCGACGAGGCGATCGCCCAGCTCAGAAAGCAGAATATCTTGGCTACCTCGATCCAACCCAAGACCGACGAGAAGAAGGGGTTGCTGGGCGGGTTCGGCGGAGGGGTGGGCGACAAAGACATCGTGATCTTCACGCGCCAGTTCTCCACCATGATTGACGCGGGCTTGCCGTTGGTCCAATGCCTGGAGATTCTCTCGAACCAGACCGAGAACAAGACGCTCGCGAAGACGATCGGACTCGTGCGGGCCGACGTCGAGGGCGGCTCCACCTACGCCGACGCGCTCCGCAAATTCCCGAAGGTGTTCGACGAGCTGTACGTGAACATGGTCGCGGCCGGCGAGGCGGGCGCGATTCTCGACACCATCCTGAGCCGTTTGGCCAAGCACATCGAGAAGTCGATGAAACTCAAAAAGGAGATCAAGGCCGCGATGGTGTACCCCGGGGTCATCATCAGTGTCGCGGTCGTCGTGATCAGCGTGCTGATGGTGTGGGTGATCCCGATTTTCGCGAGCATGTTCTCGGACTTCGGCGGGGTGTTGCCGCTCCCGACCCGCATCGTGATGGCCGCGAGCGACTTCATGAAGAACAACATCGTGTTCATCGTGTTGGCGGCCGTCGGCGCCGGCTACGGGGTGAAGCGATACTACGGGACTCTCGCGGGCAAGAAGCTCATCGACCGAAACGCGCTGAAGGTCCCGGTGGTCGGAGACCTGATCCGCAAAGCGGCGGTGGCCAAGTTCACGCGGACGCTCGGCACGTTGATCTCCAGCGGCGTGCCGATCCTGGAGGGCCTGACGATCGTGGCGAAGACGTCCGGGAACAAGACCGTTGAAGAAGCGCTTATCACCGCGCGCCAGAGCATCAGCGAGGGCAAGACCGTGTCCGAGCCGCTGGGCCAATCCAAGGTCTTCCCGCCCATGGTGGTGCAAATGATCGCGGTGGGCGAGACCACCGGGGCGTTGGACGCGATGCTCTCGAAAATCGCGGACTTCTACGACGACGAAGTGGACTCCGCGGTGGCCGCGCTCACCTCGTTGCTGGAGCCCATGCTGATGGTCTTTCTCGGTATCACGATCGGGTTCATCGTGGTGGCGATGTACCTGCCGATCTTCCAAATGGGGTCCGTCGTGGGTTGA
- a CDS encoding type IV pilus twitching motility protein PilT: MSTLYQMLQQMIEKGASDLHITTGSPPQMRLHGHLTPMNYPPLGPAETKQLIYSVLTDAQKHRFEEESELDLSFGLKGLSRFRANVFLQRGAVAAAIRVIPIQTRTLEELGLPQVVSDLIKRPRGLILVTGPTGSGKSTTLAAMIDKINSERHDHIITIEDPIEFIHAHKKSLLNQREVTSDTKSFKAALKYILRQDPDVVLVGEMRDLETIEAALTIAETGHLTLATLHTNSCAQTINRVVDVFPPHQQPQVRAQLSFVLEGVLSQQLIPKANGQGRVMAMEIMVPNPAIRNLIREDKVHQIYSTMQTGQNKFGMQTMNQSLFELYGKRLITHEEALSRSSVPEELLSMMDRGGVNQTPRRVGAVK; encoded by the coding sequence ATGTCGACGCTCTACCAGATGCTGCAGCAGATGATCGAAAAGGGCGCTTCCGACTTACACATCACCACCGGTTCACCGCCTCAGATGCGGTTGCACGGTCACCTGACGCCCATGAACTATCCCCCGTTGGGGCCTGCCGAGACCAAGCAACTGATCTACAGCGTCCTGACCGACGCGCAGAAGCACCGCTTTGAGGAGGAGAGCGAACTCGATCTATCGTTCGGCCTCAAGGGATTGAGCCGGTTCCGTGCGAACGTGTTTTTGCAGCGCGGCGCGGTTGCGGCGGCGATCCGGGTCATCCCCATTCAGACCCGGACACTAGAAGAGCTGGGATTGCCGCAGGTCGTGTCCGACCTGATCAAGCGTCCCCGGGGCCTGATCCTGGTGACCGGACCCACGGGGAGCGGCAAATCGACCACGCTGGCCGCGATGATCGATAAAATCAACTCGGAACGACACGATCATATCATCACGATCGAAGATCCGATCGAGTTCATCCACGCCCACAAGAAATCCCTGCTCAATCAGCGGGAGGTCACGTCGGACACGAAGAGCTTCAAGGCGGCGTTGAAGTACATTCTTCGCCAGGACCCGGACGTGGTGCTGGTCGGGGAAATGCGCGATTTGGAGACGATCGAGGCGGCGTTGACCATCGCCGAAACCGGGCACCTAACCTTGGCCACGTTGCACACCAACAGTTGCGCGCAAACTATCAACCGGGTCGTCGACGTGTTCCCGCCCCACCAGCAGCCGCAAGTCCGGGCGCAACTGTCGTTCGTGCTCGAAGGGGTGTTGTCCCAACAGTTGATTCCCAAAGCCAACGGCCAGGGGCGCGTCATGGCGATGGAGATCATGGTGCCAAACCCGGCGATCCGTAATCTGATTCGTGAGGATAAGGTGCACCAGATCTATTCGACGATGCAGACGGGCCAAAACAAGTTTGGCATGCAGACCATGAACCAGTCGCTGTTCGAGCTGTACGGCAAGCGTCTCATCACCCATGAAGAAGCGCTCAGCCGGTCGAGTGTTCCCGAAGAACTGCTTTCCATGATGGATCGAGGCGGGGTCAACCAGACGCCGCGGAGGGTGGGGGCGGTCAAGTAG